From the genome of Suricata suricatta isolate VVHF042 chromosome 3, meerkat_22Aug2017_6uvM2_HiC, whole genome shotgun sequence, one region includes:
- the SLC19A3 gene encoding thiamine transporter 2 yields the protein MSCFKTSPSHSWIYPTVILCLFGFFSMMRPSEPFLIPYLSGPDKNLTSSEITNEILPIWTYSYLALLLPVFILTDYVRYKPVIILQGISFIITWLLLLFGQGVKVMQVVEFFYGMVTATEVAYYAYIYSVVSPEHYQKVSGYCRSVTLVAYTAASVLAQLLVSLASLSYFYLNVISLISVSVAFLSSLFLPMPEKSMFFHVTPSKEVQKPPNNAAVLDGTYKVNTPGGEEKPTSEIPTISGTLDNQRLKKPLPGNVVLSVFVQWFQDLKGCYSSKHLVYWSLWWAFSTAGFNQILNYVQILWDYKAPSQNSFIYNGAVEAIATFGGAMAAFAVGFVKVNWDLLGELALAIFSTISAGSLFLMHSTTNIWACYAGYLIFKTSYMLLITIAAFQIAVNLSVERYALVFGMNTFIALVIQTIMTVIVVDQKGLNLPISIQFLVYGSYFAVIAGIFLIRSIYNICSTKCHKQAQSSATSQNPMEPHEDGPRSVNMETRL from the exons ATGAGTTGTTTCAAAACTTCACCGAGCCATTCCTGGATTTATCCCACTGTGATCCTGTGCTTATTTGGATTTTTCTCCATGATGAGACCCTCAGAACCCTTCCTAATCCCATATTTATCTGGACCAGATAAAAACCTGACCAGCTCAGAG ATCACAAACGAGATCCTTCCCATTTGGACATACTCTTACCTGGCCCTGCTGCTCCCGGTGTTCATCCTCACCGATTACGTCCGCTACAAGCCAGTCATCATCCTACAAGGGATCAGCTTCATCATCACCTGGCTGCTTCTCCTGTTTGGCCAGGGAGTGAAGGTCATGCAGGTTGTAGAGTTCTTCTATGGGATGGTCACTGCCACCGAGGTGGCCTACTATGCCTATATTTACAGTGTGGTCAGCCCAGAGCACTACCAGAAAGTGAGTGGCTACTGCAGGAGTGTCACCCTGGTGGCTTACACGGCGGCCTCGGTGCTGGCCCAGCTCCTGGTATCCTTGGCCAGCCTTTCATACTTTTATCTCAACGTCATATCCTTGATCTCCGTCTCCGTGGcctttctttcctcacttttcCTACCGATGCCTGAGAAGAGCATGttttttcatgtaacacccagcaAAGAAGTACAGAAACCACCAAACAATGCTGCAGTGTTAGATGGAACTTACAAGGTTAACACACCAGGTGGTGAAGAGAAACCCACTTCAGAAATACCCACCATTTCGGGGACCCTGGATAATCAGCGGTTGAAAAAGCCATTGCCAGGAAATGTAGTTTTGAGTGTTTTTGTGCAGTGGTTCCAAGATTTGAAGGGTTGTTACTCCTCAAAGCATCTTGTTTACTGGTCCCTGTGGTGGGCCTTTTCCACAGCAGGTTTTAACCAAATTTTGAACTATGTTCAAATCCTGTGGGATTACAAGGCGCCATCCCAAAATTCATTCATCTATAATGGGGCAGTAGAAGCTATTGCAACCTTTGGAG gagCCATGGCTGCCTTTGCAGTGGGCTTTGTGAAAGTCAACTGGGATCTCCTGGGAGAGCTGGCTCTAGCGATCTTCTCCACCATTAGCGCAGGATCTCTGTTTCTCATGCATTCCACAACCAACATCTGGGCATGCTATGCTGGCTATTTGATATTCAAAACCAGCTATATGCTTCTTATAACCATCGCAGC ATTTCAGATTGCAGTTAATCTGAGCGTGGAACGCTATGCCTTGGTGTTTGGAATGAATACCTTCATTGCCCTGGTGATCCAGACCATTATGACAGTGATTGTAGTAGATCAGAAAGGACTCAACCTGCCAATCAGCATTCAG TTTTTAGTTTATGGGAGTTATTTTGCAGTCATTGCTGGCATTTTTCTAATAAGAAGCATATACAACATCTGCTCAACCAAGTGCCACAAGCAGGCCCAGAGCTCTGCTACAAGTCAGAATCCCATGGAGCCCCATGAAGATGGACCCAGGAGTGTCAACATGGAAACAAGACTCTAA